A region of the Stutzerimonas stutzeri genome:
TCGAAGAGCACCTGAAGCATGCCAAGGACCTGCAGTCCAAGCATGCCACGAAGAACTAACCTTCAAGCCCGATGCCGCCCGGCAGGCATCGGGTTAGACCTCTGACGGCAGTCTCCAGTCGATCGGCCGCATCCCCTGCTGCTGAAGAAATTGATTGGCACGACTAAAGTGCCCGTTGCCGATGAACCCACGGTGCGCCGAAAGTGGCGACGGATGCACCGATTTCAAGATCAGATGCCGAGTTGCATCTATCAGCTTCGCCTTCGATTGCGCATGCGCACCCCAAAGGATGAACACCAGATGCGGGCAGCGCTCGCCAACCACTTCGATTACCTGATCGGTAAACTGGTGCCACCCAGCCTTTGCATGCGATCCAGCAATGCCCTGCTCTACCGTGAGCGACGTATTGAGCATTAGCACGCCCTGCTCCGCCCAATGCTGCAGGTAACCGTGCTTGGGGATATCCAGGTTCAGATCGCGCTTCAATTCCTTGAAGATGTTCTGCAGCGATGGTGGCGCGGCTATGCCTGGCTGTACCGAGAAGCATAAACCGTGGGCTTGCCCCGGACCGTGGTAAGGGTCCTGACCGAGAATGACCACCTTCACCTGATCAAGCGGCGTTGAGTTGAGCGCATTGAAGATCATCGGTCCTGGAGGATAGATAGTCTTTCCAGCCGCCTTCTCACGCCGCAAGAACGCCCCGAGTTCGAGCATGTAAGGCTTGTCGAACTCCTCGCGTAGCGCCTCCTTCCAGCCGGCCTCGAGCCTGATGCGATCATCTTGAGTCATGAGCAATTTCCGGGTGGCCAAGCCGCCGAACCCTAAAAAACCTCACGATCATTGTCAACGGCCAGACCGCCCGCGTATTGCGATACCGCAATATCACCCCCCCTCCTTTAGTCATAATTGCACCTGGCTCACGTACTGATGCGGGCATGCCTTCCAGACCTCACATAAAGAGTGACGCAAGCACTAGCCGCAAGGTAAAAAAGCCCACTGCCAAAACCAATAACAAAAGCGATAACAAGGAACATGCTATGAAGCGGATTACCCTCTTGGCGTTAGGGCTGGGGTTCTGTCTTACGGCTCAGGCTGCCGACCCCATCACGCTTGGCCTGAACTACCCCCGCACCGGCAGCTACAAGGAAGAAGGTCTGGCGCAGATGCGCGGAGCCTTGCTGGCCATCGACGAGATCAACGAGGCCGGCGGCGTGCTGGGTCGTCCTCTGCAGCTGATCAGTCGCAACAGCGCCTCGCGCCCGGACAAGTCCATCGCCAACGTCGACAAGATGGCTGACGAAGGCGTCGCCATGCTGTTTGGCGGCGTATCCAGTGCGGTAGCGATCGCCGCCAGCAAGCGCGCCAAGGAGCGCGGACTGCTCTATTTCGGCACCCTGACATACTCCAACGACACCACCGGCAAGGATGGCCACCGCTACATGTTCCGCGAGTGCAACAACGCCTGGATGAGTGCGCGGGTGCTAGGCCAATACTTGAATGAGAACATGCCGGGCAAGACGTACTTTTACATCACCTCCGACTACACCTGGGGCCACACCAGCGAAAGCTCGCTTCGCCAGGCCACCGGCACCGTCGACCCGAACAAGCACCAGGGGGTAAAGACAGCCTTTCCCGGCGCTCGCCTGTCCGATTACCGAGCCGCTCTGGAAAAGGCCGCCGACAGCGGGGCCGAGGTGCTGGTGCTGGTACTGTTCGGAGAGGACATGGTGCGCGCCATGCGCATCGCCGATGAACTTGGCCTGAACAAGAAAATGCAGATCGCCATCCCCAACCTCACCCTCTCGATGGTCGAACTGGCTGGCCCTGACATCATGCGTGGCGTGCTTGGCACCGAGCCCTGGACCTGGCGCGTGCCCGAACTGGAGGGCTCCGAGCGCGGCAAAGACTTCGTGCGCAACTTCGGCGATCGCTATCAGACCCACCCATCCAGCTCCGCCGCGTCGGCCTACAGCATCGTGTATCAGTGGGCCGACGCCGCCACCCGCGCCAGGAGTATTGGTAGCGAGCAGGTCATCGCGGCGCTGGAAAACCACAGCTATAGCCTGCTCAAGGATCAGCAGCAGTGGCGCGGGTTCGATCACCAGAATGTGCAGACTGTTTATGCCGTTCGCGTGAAGCCTCGTGATGAGGTCCTCAAGGACCGCTTCAAACAGGACTATTTCGAAATCGTCCATCGCCTGTCGGGCGAGCAGGCCGCGCCTACGCTCGCCGAATGGCAGGAAGAGCGTCGTGTCGGTGGTCAGCCGACTAGACTACAGTGACAAAGGCGCGGTGTGCCTGAGCAGCAGCTCTGGCGCACCGCGCAGGCCTGCTGAACCATCGGAACGCCGCAACCTCGCAGCGCAGAAGGACTCTGAAGAGGAGCGACATGCCATGTCGCCGGTCAGCAGACGTCTGAGTTGCCACGAGGATTTCGACCATGAGTACTGCGGTAGAGCCCTACCAAGCCGGCGTCTTCGACCTTACCCACAAGCTGACCGTGGAAAAACATGGTCACACTGCTCTCATCACCATCAATCATCCGCCAGCCAATACCTGGGACCGAGAGTCGCTGATCGGTCTCAAACAGGTAATTGAGCATCTCAACCACGACGATGACATCTACGCGCTGGTGATCTGTGGCCAGGGCGAGAAGTTCTTCAGTGCCGGTGCGGACCTGAAACTCTTCGCCGACGGCGATCGCAATAGAGCCCGAGAGATGGCACGACGCTTCGGCGAAGCCTTCGAGGCGCTACGCGACTTCCGTGGTGTTTCCATCGCCGCGATCAACGGCTTTGCCCTCGGCGGCGGTCTGGAATGCGCGCTAGCCTGCGATCTGCGGATCGCCGAGCAGCAGGCGCAGATGGGCTTGCCCGAGGCTTCAGTCGGGCTGCTGCCTTGTGCAGGCGGTACCCAGGCATTGGCCTGGCTGGTCGGTGAAGGCTGGGCCAAACGCATGATTCTCTGTGGCGAGCGCATCACGGCAGAAACCGCGTTGCGCATCGGCCTGGTGGAGCAGGTGGTCGAGCCGGGCCAGTCACGCGGCCACGCGCTGCTGCTTGCATCCCGCGTTGCAAGGCAAAGCCCGGTGGCGGTGCGCGCTATCAAACCGCTGATAGATAGCTCCCGCCAGCGTGTGCCTAACACACTAGCCGCTGCCGAGCGGGAGGCCTTTGTCGAGCTTTTCGAGGCAGAGGACACTCTAGAGGGCGTCAATGCCTTTCTCGAAAAACGAGACCCTCGCTGGCGCAACCGATGAGCACCCCACCACGCGCAGGGCCGTAAGCACTGCCCACAAAAATGAAACAGGTGTCGAGAATGCCCATGCACGTCACCTTCGAGGAACGCCCTGCGCTGCACGGCTCGCGAATCGCCATTGCCACGCTGGACGCTGAGCAGCAGCTCAACGCGCTGAGCCTGCCAATGATCGAAGCGCTGCTCGACCAATTTCGCCACTGGGCCACGGCGCCAGCCGTGGTCTGTGTGCTCTTGCGAGGAAACGGCGCCAAGGCATTCTGTGCCGGTGGCGACGTCCGCCGACTTGCAGAGGCTTGTCGGGCCGAACCCGGGACCGTGCCGTCATTGGCCGAGCGTTTCTTCGCGGACGAGTACCGCCTTGTCCATCTGATGCACCACTACCCCAAGCCGTTGATCTGCTGGGGACACGGCCATGTCATAGGTGGCGGCATGGGCCTCCTACAAGCCGCAACGATCCGTATCGTTACGCCGAACAGTCGCCTGGCGATGCCGGAAGTCGCCATAGGCCTGCATCCCGATGTTGGTGCAAGCTGGTTCCTGCCGCGCGCCCCGGGAAAGCTGGGCCTGTTTCTAGGCCTCACGGGCACACAGCTCAATTCGCGCGACGCACTGGATATCGGTCTGGCCGATCGCTGCCTGATGGACGAGCAACAACCCGAACTGATCGAAGGGTTGGTACAGATCAACTGGCAGGAGCAGGCGGACCACCAGCTTCACAGCTTATTGCGAGCCTTTTCCAAGCAGGCAACACGACAAATGCCTGAGGCCCGCTTGCTACCGAGACGCGAGCGAATAGATGAATTGCTCGATGTGGCCGACCTGCCTCATGCCTGGCAAGCCTTGACCAGCTATCAGGACGACACGGATGAGCTATTCACCCAGACATCTCGCAACCTCGTAAGCGGCTGCCCGCTGAGCGCCCACCTGGTCTGGGCCCAGTTTCAGTACGGCACGAAGCGCTCGCTAACACAGGCCCTGCAGACGGAATACGCGCTAAGCCTTAACTGCTGCCGCCACCCCGAATTTGCCGAAGGCGTCCGAGCGCGGCTGATCGACAAGGACAACCATCCAACCTGGCATTGGAGCGACGTCCACAGCATCCCGCCAGCCGTCGTTCGCGCGCACTTCGAGCCCACTTGGCCAGGGGCGCACCCGCTGACTGACCTGTCTGAATGACTATTCATCAGCGACGATAGTAGTGGTGACGATAGTAGTGGTGGCGCCCCCCCTCGATCGTATTGCGGGCGCAACCTATGATCGCGTCCATCCCTGATCAGCGGCGGCCGCTGGTGGCGATTTTCCTGGCGCCATTGCTGTCGCCGCTCGACGCCGCGGAGGCGATCGTAGTACTGAGGCGGTAACTGGCTCTGATAGCGTGGCGGCAGGTTGTGCTGGTACTGCGGATAATGGGAATAGGGGCTGCGTGGGTCGTACTGACGCGGACGACTGTCCTGACGGTAGCCCCGGTTATACTGCTGCGGGCTCTGATTGAAATAGCGAGGGCTCTCGGCTTGAAAAACCCATACGCCGTCACGTCGCTCGGCATGGGCCTGAAGGCTCAGAGCCCAACCAACGCAGAGAAAAATCAATAAAGAACGAATGCTCATGGAGCCACCTCCGAGGGTGTCACAGGCTTCTACCATCAGACCACAACCATGAGCCAGCTGCAGAAACAGCGGACAACCGGCAGGCGCGCCACGATATTCCGCGCCTCCAAGCGTCGCTCCATCACCGCGACGGGCCGCCGCACCTTGTATGGCTGCCGCTGCTTCCCGATAATAGCGGCCCTTTAGCCCCACGGCTCTCGCAGAGCGGACGGAACGGGAATAGACCCTAGATGACCGAACTCGCCCTGATCATGGTTAGCGCCATCCTGGTCAACAATTTCGTGCTGGTGCAGTTCCTCGGTCTGTGCCCGTTCATGGGCGTCTCGAAGAAGATCGAGACCGCCATCGGCCTGTCGCTGGCCACCACCTTCGTGCTGACGCTTGCTGCCATGTGCAGCTACCTCGTCCAGCAGTATGTGCTCAAGCCGCTGGACCTCGAGTTTCTACGCACCATCAGTTTCATTCTGGTGATCGCGGTGACCGTTCAGTTCACCGAGATGGTGGTGAACAAGACCAGTCCGCTGCTGTACCGCGTACTCGGCATCTTTCTGCCGCTGATCACCACCAACTGCATCGTGCTCGGCGTGGCGCTGCTCAATGCCAACAAGGCCGAATTCACCTTTCTCACTGCCACCGTCAACGGTTTCGCCGCGGGCCTGGGCTTTTCCCTGGTGCTGGTGCTGTTCGCCGCCATGCGCGAGCGCATCGCCATCGCCGACGTGCCGAAGTCGTTCCAGGGGGCGGCGATCGGCATGGTCACGGCCGGGCTGATGTCCCTGGCATTCATGGGCTTCACCGGGCTGATCAAGCTATGAGCGCGGTTCTTATCGCAGTGCTCGCACTGCTCGCCCTGTGCCTGCTTGGCGGTGCCATCCTCGGTTTCGCTGCCGTGCGCTTTCGCGTCGAGGGCGACCCCATCGCCGAGCAGATCAATGCATTGCTTCCGCAAACCCAATGCGGCCAGTGCGGCTATCCCGGCTGCAAGCCCTACGCCGAAGCCATTGCCGGCGGCGACAAGATCAACAAGTGCCCACCGGGCGGCGAAGCGACCATCCAAGCCCTGGCTGACCTGCTCGATGTCGAGGCGGAGCCGCTGGATGCCGAGGGTGGCGAAAAGCCGCAGATGGTCGCCTACATCCGCGAAGCCGAGTGCATCGGCTGCACCAAGTGCATCCAGGCCTGCCCGGTTGACGCCATCGTTGGTGCCGCGCGACAGATGCACACCGTGATCATTTCCGAATGCACCGGCTGCGACCTGTGTGTCGAACCCTGCCCGGTGGACTGCATCGACATGATCGAAGTCGGCAGCAACCTGCAGAGCTGGAAATGGAACCGGCCGCTGGCGCCCGGCCAGCTGATCGCGACTGATCGGGAGCAGGCCGCATGACCGTACTAAAGATCTGGGACATCCACGGTGGCATCCATCCACCGGAGCACAAGGACCTGTCCAACCGCACGCCGATCCAGCCGGCCCCGCTGCCCAAGCGTTTGGTCCTGCCTCTGGCGCAACATCTCGGTGCTCCGGCCGAGCCCTGCGTCACCCTTGGCGAATACGTACTCAAAGGCCAACAGATCGCTGTCGCCAGCGGGTTCGTCAGCGCGCCGCTGCATGCTCCGACCTCCGGTAAGGTCAGCTTCATCGGACCGCAGCCCTACCCGCATGTATCAGGCATGCTCGCTAACGCGATCGTCATCGACAGCGATGGCGAAGACAAATGGATCGACCTGCATCCGCAGCCGGATTACCGTGAACTCGAGCGCCCTGCCCTGCTCGAGCTGATTCGCCAGGCTGGCATCAGCGGCCTTGGCGGCGCTGGCTTCCCCACCGCCGTGAAGCTCTGCCCACCGCCGACCCAGACGATCCGCACGCTGATCATCAACGGCACTGAGTGCGAACCCTACATCACCGCCGATGACCTGCTGATGCGTGAAAAAGCCGCCCAGTTGGTAGCAGGTATCGAGATTCTCGCGCATCTGATTCAGCCGCAAGAGGTACTGATCGGTATCGAGGACAACAAGCCCGAAGCTATCTCCGCAGTGCGGGCGGCCATCGGCGAGCGCCCCTTCACGTTGAAGGTTTTTCCGACCAAGTACCCGTCCGGCGGCGAAAAACAGCTGATCCAGATTCTCACCGGAGAAGAGGTGCCCAGTGGTGGCCTGCCAGCGGATATCGGCATGCTCTGCCAGAACGTCGGCACCTGCGTCGCCATCCACGACGCGGTACTGCTCGGCAAGCCGCTGATTTCGCGCATCACCACCCTCACCGGCGAAGCGCTGGCGCGGCCGATGAACGTCGAGGTATTGATCGGCACCCTCGTGGATGAGCTACTGGCCTTCGCTGGTCTCGATCAGCACAGGCTCAACCGTTTGATCATGGGCGGCCCGATGATGGGCTTCACCCTACCGTCCCTTGAGGTACCGGTGGTCAAGACCACCAACTGCCTGCTGGCCAGCACGCTTGAAGAACTGCCGCCGCCGCCACCAGCGCTGCCGTGCATCCGTTGCGGAGAGTGCGCCGAGGCCTGCCCGGTCAGCCTGCTGCCGCAGCAGCTGCATTTCTTTGCCCTCGGCCAGGAGCATGAGCAGCTCAAGGCCCATAACCTGTTCGACTGCATCGAGTGTGGTGCCTGCGCATACGTTTGCCCATCCAGCCTCCCATTGGTGCAGTACTACCGGGCGGCCAAGGGGGAGATTCGCGAGCTGGAGCAGAAGCAGCAGAAGGCCGAACACTCCAAGCAGCGCTTCGAACTGCGCCAGGAGCGTCTGCGCCGTGCCGAGGAACAGAAGGAAGCCGAGCGCAAGGCCCGTGCCGATCGAGCAGCAAGGGCGAAGGCCGCACAAAGCGAAACCGCGCCAGTCGCCACCGCTCCGGGCTCGGCACAGAAGGTCGGTCTCTCTGAAACGCAGAAGAAACTCAAGATCGAGGCCAGCATGGCCCAGGTCGCCTTGAAGAAGGCTGAAAAGCAGCTAGCCACCCACGCCACTGCCGAACTGGAAGCCCAGGTTGCCGACCTGCGTGCCGCCGCCGAGGCCGCACAGCGCGCGCTGGATTCCGCGATACAAGCAGATGCCATCGCCCCGGATGTGGCGTCAGCACCAGACGACGAGGCTCTGAAGAAGGCCAAGATCGAAGCCGCCATGCTCAAGGCGCAGATCCGCAAGCTGGAGAAGCTTGAAGCACCGGATGACGGTCAGCAGACTGAGCTCGCCCGCCTGCGTCAGCAACTGAGCGAAGCCGAGCAGGCGTTGAGCGCCGCGCAGAGTGCCGCGCCCGCACCCGCCGCCAAGCCAGCGGACGACGAGACTCTGAAGAAGGCCAAGATCGAAGCCGCCATGCTCAAGGCGCAGATCCGCAAGCTGGAGAAGCTCGAAGCACTAGATGACGATCAGCAGACTGAGCTCGCCCGCCTGCGTCAGCAATTGAGCGAAGCCGAGCGGGCGTTGAGCGCCGCGCAGAGTGCCGCGCCGGCACCCGCCGCCAAGCCGGCCGATGACGACGCACTGAAAAAGGCCAAGATCGATGCCGCCATGCTCAAGGCGCAGATCCGCAAGCTGGAGAAGCTCGAAGCACTAGATGACGATCAGCAGACTGAGCTCGCCCGCCTGCGTCAGCAACTGAACGAAGCCGAACAGGCGCTGAGCGCCGCGCAGAGTGCAGCGCCGGCACCCGCCGCCAAGCCAGCGGACGACGAGGCACTGAAAAAGGCCAAGATCGAAGCCGCCATGCTCAAGGCGCAGATCCGCAAACTAGAGAAAGTCGAGACGCCGGATGACGATCAGCAGGCCGAGCTCGCCCACCTGCGTCAGCAACTACACGAAGCCGAGCAGGTCCTCAGCGCCGCGCAGACTACCGCGTCAACACCAGCCGCCAAGCCAGCCGCTGACGATGCGCTAAAGAAAGCCAAGATCGAACTGGCGATGAAGCGCTCCGAGCTCAAGAAAGCCGAGAAAGCTGGCGCCGAAGAGCCGGAGCTCAGTCGCCTGCGTGATGCGCTGAGCGCAGCGGAGCAGGCCCTGCACGCCGCCGAGGATGCTGCGCAAAAACCTGCGCCCGAGCTGGTGCGAACCAGCAAGCCGGGAGTCGATGAGCGCCAGCGCGCGCTCAAGACTGAGCTCGCTTTTGCCCGAGCCGATCTGCGCAAACTCGAGCGCGACGAGAGCGCAGAGCCCTCCGTTATGGACGCTGCCCGCGCACGGTTGAGCGAAGCGGAACGCCAGATGGCGGAATATCAGGACTCATGAACCCACGGTTCGAAACGGCACCAGCCTTCGTCGCCTGGGTGAGATACCAACAAGATCGGATACAAGGCGTAGGCTGCCTGGCCTACACCCAGCCAACGCTTTAGAACCGGAGAGCCAATGGCCCTGCCCCGCATCACTTCGCCCCATGCCAAGGGCCCCAGCCGTACCCAGCGCGTCATGCTG
Encoded here:
- a CDS encoding enoyl-CoA hydratase/isomerase family protein, encoding MHVTFEERPALHGSRIAIATLDAEQQLNALSLPMIEALLDQFRHWATAPAVVCVLLRGNGAKAFCAGGDVRRLAEACRAEPGTVPSLAERFFADEYRLVHLMHHYPKPLICWGHGHVIGGGMGLLQAATIRIVTPNSRLAMPEVAIGLHPDVGASWFLPRAPGKLGLFLGLTGTQLNSRDALDIGLADRCLMDEQQPELIEGLVQINWQEQADHQLHSLLRAFSKQATRQMPEARLLPRRERIDELLDVADLPHAWQALTSYQDDTDELFTQTSRNLVSGCPLSAHLVWAQFQYGTKRSLTQALQTEYALSLNCCRHPEFAEGVRARLIDKDNHPTWHWSDVHSIPPAVVRAHFEPTWPGAHPLTDLSE
- the rsxB gene encoding electron transport complex subunit RsxB, producing MSAVLIAVLALLALCLLGGAILGFAAVRFRVEGDPIAEQINALLPQTQCGQCGYPGCKPYAEAIAGGDKINKCPPGGEATIQALADLLDVEAEPLDAEGGEKPQMVAYIREAECIGCTKCIQACPVDAIVGAARQMHTVIISECTGCDLCVEPCPVDCIDMIEVGSNLQSWKWNRPLAPGQLIATDREQAA
- a CDS encoding ABC transporter substrate-binding protein; amino-acid sequence: MKRITLLALGLGFCLTAQAADPITLGLNYPRTGSYKEEGLAQMRGALLAIDEINEAGGVLGRPLQLISRNSASRPDKSIANVDKMADEGVAMLFGGVSSAVAIAASKRAKERGLLYFGTLTYSNDTTGKDGHRYMFRECNNAWMSARVLGQYLNENMPGKTYFYITSDYTWGHTSESSLRQATGTVDPNKHQGVKTAFPGARLSDYRAALEKAADSGAEVLVLVLFGEDMVRAMRIADELGLNKKMQIAIPNLTLSMVELAGPDIMRGVLGTEPWTWRVPELEGSERGKDFVRNFGDRYQTHPSSSAASAYSIVYQWADAATRARSIGSEQVIAALENHSYSLLKDQQQWRGFDHQNVQTVYAVRVKPRDEVLKDRFKQDYFEIVHRLSGEQAAPTLAEWQEERRVGGQPTRLQ
- the rsxA gene encoding electron transport complex subunit RsxA; amino-acid sequence: MTELALIMVSAILVNNFVLVQFLGLCPFMGVSKKIETAIGLSLATTFVLTLAAMCSYLVQQYVLKPLDLEFLRTISFILVIAVTVQFTEMVVNKTSPLLYRVLGIFLPLITTNCIVLGVALLNANKAEFTFLTATVNGFAAGLGFSLVLVLFAAMRERIAIADVPKSFQGAAIGMVTAGLMSLAFMGFTGLIKL
- the ung gene encoding uracil-DNA glycosylase, whose protein sequence is MTQDDRIRLEAGWKEALREEFDKPYMLELGAFLRREKAAGKTIYPPGPMIFNALNSTPLDQVKVVILGQDPYHGPGQAHGLCFSVQPGIAAPPSLQNIFKELKRDLNLDIPKHGYLQHWAEQGVLMLNTSLTVEQGIAGSHAKAGWHQFTDQVIEVVGERCPHLVFILWGAHAQSKAKLIDATRHLILKSVHPSPLSAHRGFIGNGHFSRANQFLQQQGMRPIDWRLPSEV
- a CDS encoding enoyl-CoA hydratase, coding for MSTAVEPYQAGVFDLTHKLTVEKHGHTALITINHPPANTWDRESLIGLKQVIEHLNHDDDIYALVICGQGEKFFSAGADLKLFADGDRNRAREMARRFGEAFEALRDFRGVSIAAINGFALGGGLECALACDLRIAEQQAQMGLPEASVGLLPCAGGTQALAWLVGEGWAKRMILCGERITAETALRIGLVEQVVEPGQSRGHALLLASRVARQSPVAVRAIKPLIDSSRQRVPNTLAAAEREAFVELFEAEDTLEGVNAFLEKRDPRWRNR
- the rsxC gene encoding electron transport complex subunit RsxC is translated as MTVLKIWDIHGGIHPPEHKDLSNRTPIQPAPLPKRLVLPLAQHLGAPAEPCVTLGEYVLKGQQIAVASGFVSAPLHAPTSGKVSFIGPQPYPHVSGMLANAIVIDSDGEDKWIDLHPQPDYRELERPALLELIRQAGISGLGGAGFPTAVKLCPPPTQTIRTLIINGTECEPYITADDLLMREKAAQLVAGIEILAHLIQPQEVLIGIEDNKPEAISAVRAAIGERPFTLKVFPTKYPSGGEKQLIQILTGEEVPSGGLPADIGMLCQNVGTCVAIHDAVLLGKPLISRITTLTGEALARPMNVEVLIGTLVDELLAFAGLDQHRLNRLIMGGPMMGFTLPSLEVPVVKTTNCLLASTLEELPPPPPALPCIRCGECAEACPVSLLPQQLHFFALGQEHEQLKAHNLFDCIECGACAYVCPSSLPLVQYYRAAKGEIRELEQKQQKAEHSKQRFELRQERLRRAEEQKEAERKARADRAARAKAAQSETAPVATAPGSAQKVGLSETQKKLKIEASMAQVALKKAEKQLATHATAELEAQVADLRAAAEAAQRALDSAIQADAIAPDVASAPDDEALKKAKIEAAMLKAQIRKLEKLEAPDDGQQTELARLRQQLSEAEQALSAAQSAAPAPAAKPADDETLKKAKIEAAMLKAQIRKLEKLEALDDDQQTELARLRQQLSEAERALSAAQSAAPAPAAKPADDDALKKAKIDAAMLKAQIRKLEKLEALDDDQQTELARLRQQLNEAEQALSAAQSAAPAPAAKPADDEALKKAKIEAAMLKAQIRKLEKVETPDDDQQAELAHLRQQLHEAEQVLSAAQTTASTPAAKPAADDALKKAKIELAMKRSELKKAEKAGAEEPELSRLRDALSAAEQALHAAEDAAQKPAPELVRTSKPGVDERQRALKTELAFARADLRKLERDESAEPSVMDAARARLSEAERQMAEYQDS